One region of Clavibacter michiganensis subsp. tessellarius genomic DNA includes:
- a CDS encoding sensor histidine kinase, with the protein MARHPRVVDGALALVVTWASIASGAVSGSRSAVPAGGVVVVVLALVTGVALMARRTRPVTVLAIAGASAAASAVITGAFDGIVIAVALYAVAVHGSTRRAWLGLGGAAALAAVVVPTTAGTGPLDLSAATLLVVALIPMLIATLIGVNIGGRKRYVDALRDLAVQLARERDQQALLATAAERTRIAREIHDIVAHGITVMVTLADGARASAVGRPELAREAMREVADTGRTSLSEMRRMLGVLAEDADADAPPLRAPQPGHADLAALVDSFRTTGLPVRFTTTGAPPDDRGRQLAVFRVVQESLTNVLRYAPNADRVDVRVDHRPDAITVEVTDDDVTGPVVPPVPGSGRGLLGVSERMAVYGGTASAGRREGGGWRVLATLPSGRHDVRPGDGDRRAPLPPRIQEDR; encoded by the coding sequence ATGGCCCGGCACCCGCGCGTCGTCGACGGGGCGCTCGCCCTGGTCGTGACGTGGGCGTCGATCGCGTCGGGCGCGGTGTCCGGCAGCCGCTCGGCAGTGCCCGCCGGGGGCGTCGTGGTCGTGGTGCTGGCGCTCGTCACCGGGGTCGCGCTGATGGCGCGCCGCACCCGCCCCGTGACCGTCCTCGCGATCGCCGGCGCCTCGGCCGCGGCCTCGGCCGTCATCACCGGCGCGTTCGACGGCATCGTGATCGCGGTGGCGCTGTACGCGGTGGCCGTGCACGGATCCACCCGCCGCGCATGGCTGGGACTCGGCGGCGCGGCGGCCCTCGCGGCCGTCGTGGTGCCGACCACCGCCGGGACGGGACCGCTCGACCTCTCCGCGGCGACGCTGCTCGTGGTGGCCCTCATCCCGATGCTGATCGCGACGCTGATCGGCGTCAACATCGGCGGACGGAAGCGCTACGTCGACGCCCTGCGCGACCTCGCGGTGCAGCTCGCCCGCGAGCGCGACCAGCAGGCGCTCCTCGCGACCGCGGCGGAGCGCACCCGCATCGCGCGGGAGATCCACGACATCGTGGCCCACGGGATCACCGTCATGGTGACCCTCGCGGACGGGGCCCGCGCGAGCGCCGTCGGGCGACCCGAGCTCGCCCGCGAGGCCATGCGCGAGGTCGCGGACACGGGCCGCACCTCGCTCTCCGAGATGCGGCGGATGCTCGGCGTGCTCGCCGAGGACGCCGACGCGGACGCGCCGCCCCTCCGCGCGCCGCAGCCCGGCCACGCCGACCTCGCCGCGCTCGTCGACTCGTTCCGCACGACCGGCCTGCCCGTGCGCTTCACGACGACGGGCGCCCCTCCCGACGACCGGGGCCGGCAGCTCGCCGTCTTCCGCGTCGTGCAGGAGTCGCTGACCAACGTGCTGCGGTACGCGCCCAACGCCGACCGGGTGGACGTGCGCGTCGACCACCGGCCCGACGCGATCACCGTGGAGGTGACGGACGACGACGTCACCGGTCCGGTCGTGCCGCCCGTCCCGGGCAGCGGACGCGGGCTCCTCGGGGTGTCCGAGCGGATGGCCGTCTACGGCGGCACCGCGTCGGCGGGCCGCCGGGAGGGCGGCGGCTGGCGCGTGCTCGCGACCCTGCCGAGCGGCCGCCACGACGTGCGACCCGGGGACGGCGACCGCCGCGCCCCGCTCCCCCCGCGGATCCAGGAGGACCGATGA
- a CDS encoding CDGSH iron-sulfur domain-containing protein codes for MSVAPADGESSAAPAPARPAGDVPRIIAYPDGPLLVRGEFEIVDPDGRPVPRTRSTVALCRCGVSSIKPYCDGTHRLVGFRTDPPAPAAD; via the coding sequence GTGAGCGTCGCACCCGCCGACGGCGAGTCGTCCGCCGCGCCCGCGCCCGCGCGCCCGGCCGGCGACGTCCCGCGCATCATCGCCTACCCGGACGGCCCGCTCCTCGTGCGCGGCGAGTTCGAGATCGTGGATCCTGACGGCCGTCCCGTGCCCCGCACGCGCAGCACCGTGGCGCTCTGCCGCTGCGGGGTCTCCTCGATCAAGCCCTACTGCGACGGCACCCACCGGCTGGTCGGGTTCCGCACGGACCCGCCGGCGCCCGCCGCCGACTGA
- a CDS encoding aminotransferase class I/II-fold pyridoxal phosphate-dependent enzyme has product MTITGAWTRAARGAMLLAEDGTPGTTVFAEMSALAAAKGAINLGQGFPDEDGPAEVLEAAREAISAGWNQYPPGRGTPELRSAIADHQARFHGIHVDPATEVLVTAGATEAIAATLLALVEEGDEVVTLEPFYDAYGALIALARGVHRTVPLRGPDFQPDLEDLRSAVTDRTRVILLNDPHNPTGTVLRREARELIVELAIAHDAVIVTDEVYEHLVFDGSHEPVAALPGARERTVTISSGGKTFRTTGWKVGWLTAPAPLVSAILAVKQFLTFVNGAPFQPAIAVGLALPDEVFAGIADDLRAKRDILAAGLTAAGFRITLPAAGYFIVADAAPLGFPDARELCLRLPELAGVVAVPLSAFCREPLATEHASLVRFAFCKRTEVLEEAARRLARLADRPR; this is encoded by the coding sequence ATGACGATCACCGGCGCGTGGACGCGCGCGGCCCGCGGGGCAATGCTGCTGGCCGAGGACGGGACGCCCGGCACCACGGTGTTCGCCGAGATGAGCGCGCTCGCGGCGGCGAAGGGGGCGATCAACCTCGGGCAGGGCTTCCCGGACGAGGACGGCCCCGCCGAGGTGCTCGAGGCGGCGCGCGAGGCCATCTCCGCCGGGTGGAACCAGTACCCGCCGGGACGCGGGACGCCCGAGCTGCGGAGCGCGATCGCCGACCACCAGGCCCGCTTCCACGGCATCCACGTCGATCCGGCCACCGAGGTGCTCGTCACGGCCGGCGCGACGGAGGCGATCGCCGCCACCCTCCTCGCGCTCGTGGAGGAGGGCGACGAGGTCGTGACGCTCGAGCCGTTCTACGACGCGTACGGGGCGCTCATCGCGCTCGCGCGGGGCGTGCACCGCACCGTGCCGCTGCGCGGACCCGACTTCCAGCCCGACCTCGAGGATCTGCGGAGCGCGGTCACGGACCGCACGCGCGTGATCCTCCTCAACGACCCGCACAACCCCACGGGCACCGTGCTTCGGCGGGAGGCGCGCGAGCTGATCGTGGAGCTCGCGATCGCGCACGACGCGGTGATCGTGACCGACGAGGTCTACGAGCACCTCGTGTTCGACGGATCCCACGAGCCCGTGGCCGCCCTGCCGGGCGCCCGGGAGCGCACGGTCACCATCTCGTCCGGCGGGAAGACGTTCCGCACGACGGGGTGGAAGGTCGGCTGGCTGACCGCGCCCGCGCCGCTCGTGTCCGCGATCCTCGCGGTCAAGCAGTTCCTCACCTTCGTCAACGGCGCGCCGTTCCAGCCGGCCATCGCCGTCGGCCTGGCCCTGCCGGACGAGGTCTTCGCGGGGATCGCCGACGACCTGCGGGCCAAGCGCGACATCCTCGCCGCCGGCCTCACGGCCGCGGGCTTCCGGATCACGCTGCCCGCCGCGGGCTACTTCATCGTCGCGGACGCGGCGCCGCTGGGCTTCCCGGACGCCCGCGAGCTGTGCCTGCGGCTGCCGGAGCTCGCGGGCGTGGTCGCGGTGCCGCTCTCCGCCTTCTGCCGGGAGCCGCTCGCGACCGAGCACGCCTCGCTCGTGCGGTTCGCCTTCTGCAAGCGCACGGAGGTGCTCGAGGAGGCGGCGCGACGACTCGCCCGGCTGGCGGACCGCCCGCGCTGA
- a CDS encoding DUF2017 family protein: MRAFRARPDGTVQAHLEPHEVALLRGLLGELTGILADGDDPSAGADRSPASPGPVTARLLPDAYPDDAEASAEFRRFTATDLAEAKAANASVVEGTLAEADARGPGRRGLLVVLDPADAQAWLRTLNDLRLAISVPLRIDESDAWRARAPEESAGLYDWLTFAQGSLIEAVDR, translated from the coding sequence GTGAGGGCGTTCCGCGCCCGGCCCGACGGGACCGTCCAGGCGCACCTCGAGCCGCACGAGGTCGCGCTGCTGCGCGGGCTCCTCGGCGAGCTGACCGGCATCCTCGCCGACGGGGACGACCCGTCCGCCGGGGCCGACCGGTCGCCCGCCTCCCCCGGCCCGGTCACGGCGCGGCTCCTGCCCGACGCGTACCCCGACGACGCCGAGGCGTCCGCCGAGTTCCGCCGCTTCACCGCCACCGACCTCGCCGAGGCGAAGGCCGCGAACGCGTCCGTCGTCGAGGGCACGCTCGCGGAGGCCGACGCGCGCGGCCCCGGGCGGCGGGGCCTCCTCGTCGTGCTCGACCCCGCGGACGCGCAGGCGTGGCTGCGGACCCTCAACGACCTCCGGCTGGCGATCTCCGTGCCGCTGCGGATCGACGAGTCCGACGCCTGGCGCGCGCGGGCGCCCGAGGAGAGCGCGGGGCTGTACGACTGGCTGACGTTCGCGCAGGGCTCGTTGATCGAGGCCGTCGACCGCTGA
- the clpS gene encoding ATP-dependent Clp protease adapter ClpS — protein MTTIHADARTAARPLLRARRAADPPVGDPGTSTGASPGADTGLLERPATPPVWSCVVWNDPVNLMTYVSYVFRSYFGFPRERADELMLRVHEDGRAVVATGIREEIERHVLAMHGYGLWATLERVDA, from the coding sequence ATGACCACCATCCACGCGGACGCGCGCACCGCCGCGCGTCCCCTCCTCCGGGCCCGCCGCGCGGCGGATCCGCCCGTGGGCGACCCCGGCACGAGCACGGGCGCGAGCCCCGGCGCCGACACCGGCCTGCTCGAGCGCCCCGCCACCCCTCCCGTCTGGAGCTGCGTGGTGTGGAACGACCCGGTGAACCTCATGACGTATGTCTCGTACGTGTTCCGCAGCTACTTCGGGTTCCCGCGCGAGCGCGCCGACGAGCTGATGCTGCGCGTCCACGAGGACGGGCGGGCGGTCGTGGCCACCGGGATCCGCGAGGAGATCGAGCGCCACGTGCTCGCGATGCACGGCTACGGCCTGTGGGCGACGCTCGAGCGGGTCGACGCGTGA
- a CDS encoding neutral zinc metallopeptidase yields MTFDDDARIDSSKVTRRRGGRGRTTGIAAGGGGLLVVVAVILVQQFTGVDLSQLVGGGAGGGTGSSDQRDEAIEGCTTGREANASVECRMAGAADSLDTYWAAEAPAVGIADYASPGFSLFDAATTTGCGEASSATGPFYCPPDRRLFVDTSFFDELRTRFGASGGPLAQMYVVGHEWGHHIQQLTGAFDRADRRGTGPDSDSVRLEVQADCYAGAWIGAASQVRDDAGTPFLEPVTAAEVADALDAAAAVGDDRIQASGGGGVDPDTWTHGSAEQRQRWFETGRAGGPTACDTFAVAGDRL; encoded by the coding sequence ATGACCTTCGACGACGACGCCCGCATCGACAGCAGCAAGGTCACGCGGCGTCGCGGCGGCCGGGGACGCACGACCGGCATCGCGGCGGGCGGGGGCGGGCTCCTGGTCGTCGTGGCCGTGATCCTCGTGCAGCAGTTCACGGGCGTCGACCTGTCGCAGCTCGTGGGCGGCGGCGCCGGGGGCGGCACCGGATCCTCCGACCAGCGCGACGAGGCGATCGAGGGCTGCACGACGGGCCGGGAGGCGAACGCGAGCGTCGAGTGCCGCATGGCGGGCGCCGCCGACTCGCTCGACACGTACTGGGCCGCGGAGGCCCCGGCCGTCGGGATCGCGGACTACGCGAGCCCGGGCTTCTCGCTCTTCGACGCGGCGACGACCACGGGCTGCGGCGAGGCGTCGAGCGCCACCGGGCCCTTCTACTGCCCGCCCGACCGGCGCCTGTTCGTCGACACGTCGTTCTTCGACGAGCTGCGCACCCGGTTCGGCGCGTCGGGTGGGCCGCTCGCGCAGATGTACGTGGTCGGCCACGAGTGGGGGCACCACATCCAGCAGCTCACCGGGGCCTTCGACCGCGCCGACCGCCGCGGCACGGGACCGGACTCCGACTCCGTGCGGCTCGAGGTGCAGGCCGACTGCTACGCGGGGGCCTGGATCGGCGCGGCCTCGCAGGTGCGCGACGACGCCGGCACGCCGTTCCTGGAGCCCGTCACCGCGGCGGAGGTGGCCGACGCGCTCGACGCGGCGGCCGCGGTGGGCGACGACCGCATCCAGGCGTCGGGCGGCGGCGGCGTGGATCCGGACACCTGGACCCACGGATCCGCCGAGCAGCGCCAGCGCTGGTTCGAGACCGGCCGCGCCGGCGGCCCCACCGCGTGCGACACCTTCGCCGTCGCGGGCGACCGGCTGTGA
- a CDS encoding iron-containing redox enzyme family protein, producing MTDVLTAHEAVRTLPLPVPAPRGPLSAALIADLLGAPARTAAPQGAAAADGSARTGTAADALRIAAAPDLAALAAEALAATDDVVRDDDVQLALFCLYELHHAGIAGVDDDREWDPRLLAVRGILEAAFEAALRERVSVPARPEATSGGVAAALFALTAADSGPSLSRFVARKATEEQLREFLTHRSIYTLGEADPHSWAIPRLRGRSKAALVEIQADEYGGGRPERVHATIFGATLRGVGLDDRYGAYLDDVPAITLASSNAMSLFGLHRRLRGAIVGHLAAFEMTSSVPSRLYASGIRRLGFGDDVAWYYDEHVEADAVHEQIAAHDLAGGLVESEPELLDDVLFGAAACLEVEGWVGAHVLASWTAGRSSLRRAPGGPAEEGSVDAVVAGAIPAGAVPADAA from the coding sequence ATGACCGACGTCCTCACCGCCCACGAAGCGGTCCGCACCCTGCCCCTGCCCGTCCCCGCGCCGCGCGGCCCGCTGAGCGCCGCGCTGATCGCCGACCTCCTCGGCGCGCCCGCCCGGACCGCGGCCCCGCAGGGCGCGGCCGCCGCCGATGGATCCGCGCGCACCGGCACCGCCGCCGACGCGCTCCGGATCGCCGCCGCCCCCGACCTCGCGGCGCTCGCCGCCGAGGCGCTCGCCGCGACGGACGACGTCGTCCGCGACGACGACGTCCAGCTCGCCCTCTTCTGCCTCTACGAGCTGCACCACGCGGGGATCGCCGGGGTCGACGACGACCGCGAGTGGGACCCGCGCCTCCTCGCCGTCCGCGGGATCCTCGAGGCCGCGTTCGAGGCCGCCCTGCGCGAGCGGGTGTCCGTGCCCGCGCGTCCCGAGGCCACGTCCGGGGGCGTGGCCGCCGCGCTCTTCGCGCTCACCGCGGCCGACTCCGGGCCGTCGCTGTCGCGGTTCGTCGCGCGCAAGGCGACCGAGGAGCAGCTCCGGGAGTTCCTCACGCACCGCTCGATCTACACGCTCGGCGAGGCGGATCCGCACTCCTGGGCCATCCCGCGCCTCCGCGGCCGCTCGAAGGCCGCGCTCGTCGAGATCCAGGCCGACGAGTACGGCGGCGGGCGGCCCGAGCGCGTCCACGCGACGATCTTCGGCGCCACGCTCCGCGGCGTCGGCCTCGACGACCGGTACGGCGCGTACCTCGACGACGTGCCCGCGATCACGCTGGCCTCCTCGAACGCCATGTCGCTCTTCGGCCTGCACCGTCGCCTCCGCGGCGCCATCGTCGGCCACCTCGCCGCGTTCGAGATGACCTCCAGCGTGCCCAGCCGCCTGTACGCGAGCGGGATCCGCCGCCTCGGCTTCGGCGACGACGTGGCCTGGTACTACGACGAGCACGTGGAGGCGGACGCGGTGCACGAGCAGATCGCGGCCCACGACCTCGCGGGCGGGCTCGTCGAGTCCGAACCCGAGCTCCTCGACGACGTGCTCTTCGGCGCGGCCGCGTGCCTCGAGGTCGAGGGCTGGGTCGGCGCGCACGTGCTGGCGAGCTGGACGGCCGGGCGGTCGTCGCTGCGGCGCGCGCCGGGCGGTCCGGCGGAGGAGGGCTCCGTGGACGCTGTCGTGGCGGGCGCGATCCCCGCGGGTGCCGTCCCGGCGGACGCCGCGTGA
- a CDS encoding DNA alkylation repair protein, translating into MSEDAAFVAATLEREGDGYRADAERERLRSDLAFVGASVGAVRGTVRDLGRRRPGMTRDDAVALASELWRSRVYEQRLAAVVLLQAHVARLDNGDLTRIEGFVRDARLRALVDPLALDVIGPLVDGLAGSARARADAALDRWAGEQDVWLRRAALLSASRPLRAGGGDWDAFLRRARVAGAAPRGGHDVVREAVERIRTDVAAARPDLPLPPDAGAGTVGP; encoded by the coding sequence GTGAGCGAGGACGCCGCGTTCGTGGCGGCCACCCTCGAGCGCGAGGGCGACGGGTACCGCGCGGACGCCGAGCGCGAGCGCCTGCGCTCCGACCTGGCCTTCGTGGGCGCGTCCGTGGGCGCCGTGCGCGGGACCGTGCGGGACCTCGGCCGCCGCCGGCCGGGCATGACGCGCGACGATGCGGTGGCGCTGGCGTCCGAGCTGTGGCGGAGCCGCGTGTACGAGCAGCGGCTCGCGGCGGTCGTGCTGCTGCAGGCGCACGTCGCGCGGCTCGACAACGGCGACCTCACCCGCATCGAGGGGTTCGTGCGCGACGCGCGGCTGCGGGCGCTCGTGGACCCGCTCGCGCTCGACGTGATCGGGCCGCTCGTGGACGGCCTCGCCGGATCCGCGCGCGCCAGGGCCGACGCCGCGCTCGACCGCTGGGCCGGCGAGCAGGACGTGTGGCTCCGCCGGGCCGCGCTCCTGTCCGCGTCGCGGCCGCTGCGCGCGGGCGGCGGCGACTGGGACGCCTTCCTCCGGCGGGCGCGGGTCGCCGGGGCGGCGCCGCGCGGCGGGCACGACGTCGTGCGGGAGGCGGTGGAGCGGATCCGCACGGACGTCGCGGCCGCCCGGCCCGACCTGCCCCTGCCGCCGGACGCCGGCGCCGGTACGGTCGGTCCATGA
- a CDS encoding response regulator transcription factor, with amino-acid sequence MTDPARPVRVLIVDDQALVRMGFRMVLDAEPGIEVVGEAADGRAAVARTGELSPDIVLMDVRMPGMDGIEATTEIVARHPATRVIVLTTFDLDEYAFAGLRAGASGFLVKDTRPEHLMEAIRAVADGDAAISPRVTRRMIELLGTAMPAAGADAGGGSGAADPRLRPLTARELEVLTALAEGLTNQEIAGRLYLSESTVKTHVGRVLAKLEVRDRVQAVILAYDCGLVRPGA; translated from the coding sequence ATGACCGACCCCGCCCGCCCCGTCCGCGTGCTCATCGTCGACGACCAGGCGCTCGTGCGCATGGGCTTCCGGATGGTGCTCGACGCAGAGCCCGGCATCGAGGTGGTCGGCGAGGCCGCCGACGGGCGCGCGGCCGTCGCGCGCACGGGCGAGCTCTCCCCCGACATCGTGCTCATGGACGTGCGGATGCCGGGCATGGACGGCATCGAGGCCACCACGGAGATCGTCGCGCGCCACCCGGCGACGCGCGTCATCGTGCTCACGACCTTCGACCTCGACGAGTACGCCTTCGCCGGCCTGCGCGCCGGCGCGAGCGGGTTCCTCGTGAAGGACACGCGGCCGGAGCACCTCATGGAGGCGATCCGCGCCGTGGCCGACGGCGACGCCGCCATCTCGCCGCGCGTGACGCGCCGCATGATCGAGCTGCTCGGCACGGCGATGCCCGCGGCGGGCGCCGACGCCGGCGGCGGCTCGGGCGCGGCGGATCCCCGGCTCCGTCCGCTCACCGCCCGCGAGCTCGAGGTGCTCACCGCCCTCGCCGAGGGCCTCACCAACCAGGAGATCGCGGGCCGCCTGTACCTGTCGGAGTCGACGGTGAAGACGCACGTGGGCCGGGTGCTCGCGAAGCTCGAGGTGCGCGACCGGGTGCAGGCCGTGATCCTCGCGTACGACTGCGGACTCGTGCGGCCCGGTGCGTGA
- a CDS encoding ABC transporter permease subunit, with translation MTATRTAYAPAPVTSGRPTLPRLMRSEWIKLRTLRSTIWCFALVLLILVGFATLFTPLVVDQVREQISLPGVPATDLLLSVGLSGVTLSMLVAGVLGVLVISGEYSTGMIRSSFSAAPRRFGVLAAKAIVYTLVTAVVTAVAVAGALLVARAFFVSAGAEVDVLSGEFLLAALGAVLFVVLIGLMGFGFGLLLRNGAAGIGALVGLVLVLPIVGQLLGGVLDWVADLARYFPLSAGNRLYSTGTPAPGELEFWQALLVMVGWVAVILVPALVLARKRDA, from the coding sequence ATGACCGCCACCCGCACCGCCTACGCGCCCGCCCCGGTGACGTCGGGCCGTCCCACGCTCCCCCGCCTCATGCGCTCGGAGTGGATCAAGCTCCGCACGCTCCGCTCCACCATCTGGTGCTTCGCGCTCGTCCTCCTCATCCTCGTCGGCTTCGCGACGCTGTTCACGCCGCTGGTCGTCGACCAGGTGCGGGAGCAGATCTCACTGCCGGGCGTGCCCGCGACCGACCTCCTCCTCTCGGTGGGGCTGAGCGGCGTCACGCTGTCGATGCTCGTGGCCGGGGTGCTGGGCGTCCTCGTCATCAGCGGCGAGTACTCGACCGGCATGATCCGCTCGTCCTTCAGCGCCGCGCCCCGCCGGTTCGGGGTGCTCGCCGCGAAGGCCATCGTCTACACGCTCGTGACGGCCGTCGTCACGGCCGTCGCCGTGGCCGGCGCGCTGCTCGTTGCGCGCGCCTTCTTCGTCTCCGCCGGCGCCGAGGTCGACGTGCTCTCGGGCGAGTTCCTGCTGGCCGCGCTCGGCGCCGTGCTGTTCGTGGTGCTCATCGGGCTCATGGGCTTCGGCTTCGGGCTCCTCCTCCGCAACGGCGCCGCCGGCATCGGGGCGCTCGTCGGCCTCGTGCTGGTGCTGCCCATCGTGGGCCAGCTGCTCGGCGGCGTCCTCGACTGGGTGGCCGACCTCGCGCGGTACTTCCCGCTGAGCGCGGGCAACCGCCTCTACAGCACCGGCACCCCCGCCCCTGGCGAGCTGGAGTTCTGGCAGGCGCTGCTCGTGATGGTCGGCTGGGTCGCCGTGATCCTCGTGCCCGCCCTGGTGCTCGCCCGCAAGCGGGACGCCTGA
- a CDS encoding NAD-dependent epimerase/dehydratase family protein produces the protein MRVVVIGATGNLGTGILRRLHAAGAEIVGVARRMPDASVEPYSGVTWRLADIGAAGAVSGLAATMRGADAVIHLGWALQPNHRERVMHRTNVLGTAYVLEAVAQAGVPQVVVASSVGAYSAAPKDRPRDETWPTGGIHTSHYSRHKAENERAMDAFAAAHPEVVVTRMRPGLVMHDEAAAEIAGLFLGRWIPTRWLGLATRTPVLPLPRELVSQVVHDEDVADAFWRAVERRAPGAFNIATDPVVDPALVGRLLGARVVTVPLPALRALVSASWRLRVQRTDPGWIDIAANAPVMSTARAREVLGWAPQHPAEEVLAEFGRAFVRRTGREGSAPLAG, from the coding sequence ATGCGCGTCGTCGTCATCGGAGCGACCGGGAACCTCGGCACGGGGATCCTCCGTCGCCTGCACGCCGCGGGGGCCGAGATCGTGGGCGTCGCGCGGCGCATGCCCGACGCCTCCGTGGAGCCCTACTCCGGCGTGACCTGGCGGCTCGCCGACATCGGCGCGGCCGGCGCCGTCTCCGGGCTCGCGGCCACGATGCGCGGCGCCGACGCCGTCATCCACCTCGGCTGGGCGCTGCAGCCCAACCACCGCGAGCGCGTGATGCACCGCACCAACGTGCTCGGCACGGCTTACGTCCTCGAGGCCGTCGCGCAGGCCGGCGTGCCGCAGGTGGTCGTGGCCTCGTCCGTGGGCGCGTACAGCGCGGCGCCGAAGGACCGGCCGCGGGACGAGACGTGGCCCACCGGCGGGATCCACACCTCCCACTACTCGCGGCACAAGGCCGAGAACGAGCGCGCGATGGACGCCTTCGCGGCCGCGCACCCCGAGGTCGTCGTGACGCGCATGCGACCGGGGCTCGTGATGCACGACGAGGCGGCCGCGGAGATCGCGGGCCTCTTCCTCGGGCGGTGGATCCCGACGCGCTGGCTCGGGCTCGCCACCCGCACGCCCGTGCTGCCGCTCCCGCGGGAGCTGGTGTCGCAGGTCGTGCACGACGAGGACGTCGCGGACGCGTTCTGGCGCGCGGTGGAGCGGCGGGCGCCGGGGGCCTTCAACATCGCGACGGATCCGGTCGTCGACCCCGCGCTCGTCGGCCGCCTGCTCGGCGCGCGCGTCGTGACCGTGCCGCTCCCGGCGCTCCGCGCGCTCGTGTCCGCGAGCTGGCGGCTGCGCGTGCAGCGGACCGATCCCGGCTGGATCGACATCGCCGCGAACGCGCCCGTGATGTCGACCGCGCGCGCCCGCGAGGTGCTCGGGTGGGCGCCGCAGCATCCGGCCGAGGAGGTGCTCGCCGAGTTCGGGCGGGCGTTCGTGCGGCGCACCGGCCGCGAGGGCTCGGCGCCGCTCGCCGGATGA
- a CDS encoding ABC transporter ATP-binding protein: MIVAENLTKRYGAKTAVDGVSFTVQPGMVTGFLGPNGAGKSTTMRMIVGLDAPTSGSVTVNGRRYRDLQAPLHEVGALLDAKAVHTGRSAYNHLLAMAATHGIPRSRVTEVIEMTGLQPVARKRVGGFSLGMGQRLGIAVALLGDPRTLILDEPVNGLDPEGVLWVRNITRYLAGQGRTVLLSSHLMSEMAQTADHLIVLGRGRVLADAPVAAVVAGATSGLVRVRSPHADRLGQAVARPEVVVTSVERDVIEITGLTAAQVGDAAMSAGVVLHELTPVTASLEDAYLSLTQGDVEYHSAAVGTTEQEIAR; the protein is encoded by the coding sequence ATGATCGTCGCTGAGAACCTGACCAAGCGCTACGGCGCGAAGACCGCCGTGGACGGCGTGAGCTTCACCGTCCAGCCGGGCATGGTGACCGGATTCCTCGGTCCGAACGGCGCGGGCAAGTCCACCACGATGCGGATGATCGTCGGGCTCGACGCCCCCACGTCCGGCTCCGTCACCGTCAACGGCCGCCGCTACCGCGATCTGCAGGCGCCGCTGCACGAGGTGGGCGCCCTGCTCGACGCGAAGGCCGTGCACACCGGCCGCAGCGCCTACAACCACCTGCTCGCCATGGCGGCCACGCACGGGATCCCGCGCTCGCGGGTCACCGAGGTCATCGAGATGACGGGCCTGCAGCCCGTCGCGAGGAAGCGCGTCGGCGGGTTCTCGCTCGGCATGGGGCAGCGCCTCGGGATCGCCGTCGCGCTCCTCGGCGACCCGCGCACGCTGATCCTCGACGAGCCCGTCAACGGCCTCGACCCCGAGGGCGTGCTGTGGGTGCGCAACATCACCCGCTACCTCGCGGGCCAGGGCCGCACCGTGCTCCTCTCCTCCCACCTCATGAGCGAGATGGCGCAGACGGCCGACCACCTCATCGTGCTCGGCCGCGGGCGCGTGCTCGCGGACGCGCCCGTCGCCGCGGTCGTCGCGGGAGCCACGAGCGGCCTCGTCCGCGTGCGCTCCCCGCACGCCGACCGGCTCGGCCAGGCGGTGGCCCGGCCCGAGGTCGTGGTGACGAGCGTCGAGCGCGACGTCATCGAGATCACGGGCCTCACGGCCGCGCAGGTCGGGGACGCCGCGATGTCGGCCGGGGTCGTGCTGCACGAGCTCACGCCCGTCACCGCGTCCCTCGAGGACGCCTACCTGTCGCTCACGCAGGGCGACGTCGAGTACCACAGCGCCGCAGTCGGCACGACCGAGCAGGAGATCGCACGATGA